The DNA segment AGCTTCACTGCCCGCATGTCCACCACCAACAATAATCACATCATATATTTTATCGAGCATCGTAAAGCCCTCGGTATTGCCGTCTGTTTGGCACACCAAAATCAGGAGTCAAGAAGGTTTCACGTGAAACGTTTTCCACAGCGTACCTAACGCCGTGTTTCACGTGAATCATTTGCCGATACAGAATTCGGAAAAGATAACATCAAGCAAATCCTCGACATCTACCCTTCCGGTGATGCGGCCTAAACTGTGCGCAGCCTGCCGCAGGAACTCCGCGCGTATATCCAAGCCTGCAGCATTGAAGGTCACGGCCTGGTTCAGTGCCTCCAGACTTTCCGCAAACAGCGTCCGATGCCGCAAGCGGCTTGGCAAAGCCAATGAAAGTGCTGATGACCGCGTTAGCAAATCGTTAACCAACAATTGATGCAGTTCGGCCAAGCCTGCGCCAGTCGTGGAAGAAATGCGAAGATCGTAATCTTCACCACCAATCGGATGTATGTCCGATTTAGTGCCTATTCGAAAGACTTTTCCGTCAAATCCGTCGAATTTGGTTTGCGGGGCAGACCCTATCTCAGCCAACGACAGAATAATATCCGCCTCCGACGCTGTCTTCAGCGCCCGCCGGATCCCCTCGCGTTCAATGACTTCCTCCGTGTCCCGCAAGCCGGCAGTGTCATAGAGCCTGACCGCATATCCCTCGATATTGAGATCGACATGGAGAACGTCACGCGTGGTTCCAGCAATATCCGTCACGATCGCCACCTCGCGGCGCGCCAGTGCGTTCATCAAGCTCGACTTGCCGGCGTTCGGCGCGCCGGCGATAACGACTTTTAACCCATCCCGGACAATCTCGCCCAAATCGGCCCCAGCAAGATGTGTTGACAATTCGGATTGCAGCTTTGCCATATCCGTCCAGACCAGATCGGATACCGAACCTGGCACATCATCCTCATCCGCAAAATCCAGCTCCGCCTCGATAAGAGCCCGAGCGCGTGTCAAACGATCCGCCCATCCCTCATAAAGCTTTGAAAGACCGCCCGCCGCGTGTTCCACAGCCAACCGGCGCTGCATTTCCGTCTCGGCTGCGATGAGATCGGCCAAGCCTTCGATTTCCACCAGATCCATCTTGCCATTTTCAAGGGCGCGACGCGAAAATTCGCCATGTTCCGCCAAGCGGCAGCCTTTAATGCCGGCGAGCTCCTTGAGAAGCGCAGCCACAACCGCTTTGCCGCCATGAACGTGAATCTCGGCACAATCCTCCCCGGTAAAGGAAGCTGGAGCGGGGAAAATAAGGACTAAGCCTCGGTCAATCACGAGACCATTTCGAGTCCGAATCGTTTTCAGCGCCGCTTGCCGCGGCTTCGGCAACGCTCCGACGAGCGCCTTGGTCGCCGCCAGAGCCTCCGAACCGCTGATGCGGACGACTCCGACGCCCGCCGGGAGACCGCCGCTGGAAAGCGCAAAGATCGTATCGCTGGAGTGCTGCATAGAATTGATCCGCATCC comes from the Rhizobium sp. NXC24 genome and includes:
- the mnmE gene encoding tRNA uridine-5-carboxymethylaminomethyl(34) synthesis GTPase MnmE; this translates as MQHSSDTIFALSSGGLPAGVGVVRISGSEALAATKALVGALPKPRQAALKTIRTRNGLVIDRGLVLIFPAPASFTGEDCAEIHVHGGKAVVAALLKELAGIKGCRLAEHGEFSRRALENGKMDLVEIEGLADLIAAETEMQRRLAVEHAAGGLSKLYEGWADRLTRARALIEAELDFADEDDVPGSVSDLVWTDMAKLQSELSTHLAGADLGEIVRDGLKVVIAGAPNAGKSSLMNALARREVAIVTDIAGTTRDVLHVDLNIEGYAVRLYDTAGLRDTEEVIEREGIRRALKTASEADIILSLAEIGSAPQTKFDGFDGKVFRIGTKSDIHPIGGEDYDLRISSTTGAGLAELHQLLVNDLLTRSSALSLALPSRLRHRTLFAESLEALNQAVTFNAAGLDIRAEFLRQAAHSLGRITGRVDVEDLLDVIFSEFCIGK